In a genomic window of Halalkalicoccus sp. CG83:
- a CDS encoding TatD family hydrolase: MTRITNRPLGDAPSGEAPEPLDIPWVDIHQHTQSLTWNDREAFDLSGGQAAVMIAAGYYWAPYRPVSADDVRFLWDDALRRAACFDHRHFYDQYVAVGVHTWAGVEGAEELLAVLPDYCEHERVIALGETGIESTHHTSGWGLDEQREVVSEQFHVARETGLPVLVHTPGSSKGGLPAKYGHSYEEANESFTDPLLNPETAKTDAVEIDLELVDEAGLSDEQVVIDHASPEIVPLVMETTDCYLSFSVSAPWLRGFDPADVAEAIEEYGPDRIVLDSDLIGAMQHDAFAMKRTIMDLRRLGVDREAIETVVHENPRRVLGLDR, translated from the coding sequence ATGACACGCATCACGAACCGACCGCTCGGCGACGCCCCCTCGGGTGAGGCCCCGGAACCCCTCGACATCCCCTGGGTCGACATCCACCAGCACACGCAGTCGCTCACGTGGAACGACCGGGAGGCGTTCGACCTTAGCGGCGGACAGGCAGCAGTGATGATCGCGGCGGGCTACTACTGGGCACCCTACCGGCCCGTCTCGGCCGACGACGTCCGCTTTCTGTGGGACGACGCGCTCCGGCGGGCGGCGTGTTTCGACCACCGTCACTTCTACGACCAGTACGTCGCGGTCGGCGTCCACACGTGGGCCGGCGTCGAGGGTGCTGAGGAACTGCTCGCGGTGCTGCCCGACTACTGCGAACACGAGCGGGTGATCGCGCTCGGCGAGACGGGGATCGAGTCCACCCACCACACCTCGGGATGGGGGCTTGACGAGCAACGCGAGGTCGTCTCCGAGCAGTTCCACGTCGCCCGCGAGACGGGGCTGCCGGTGCTGGTTCACACGCCCGGATCGAGCAAGGGAGGGCTCCCCGCGAAGTACGGCCACAGCTACGAGGAGGCCAACGAGAGCTTCACCGACCCCCTACTGAATCCGGAGACGGCGAAGACCGACGCCGTCGAGATCGACCTCGAACTCGTCGACGAGGCCGGGCTGTCGGACGAGCAGGTCGTGATCGACCACGCCAGCCCCGAGATCGTCCCGCTGGTGATGGAGACCACCGACTGCTATCTGAGCTTCAGCGTCAGCGCGCCGTGGCTCCGCGGGTTCGATCCCGCGGACGTCGCCGAGGCGATCGAGGAGTACGGCCCCGACCGAATCGTGCTCGATTCCGATCTCATCGGCGCCATGCAGCACGACGCGTTCGCGATGAAGCGGACGATAATGGACCTCCGTCGGTTGGGCGTCGACCGCGAGGCGATCGAAACGGTCGTCCACGAGAACCCGAGACGCGTGCTCGGGCTGGATCGGTAG
- a CDS encoding DUF424 domain-containing protein: MIVTEHETPKGLLVAVCDADVLGETFENGELSLTVTEEFYGGEEVEERDAANSLDRASVANLVGERAVTLAIERGHVDEANVLEIDGTPHAQFLRM, from the coding sequence ATGATCGTCACCGAACACGAGACGCCGAAGGGGCTGTTGGTCGCGGTCTGCGACGCGGACGTTCTGGGAGAGACCTTCGAGAACGGCGAGCTCTCGCTGACGGTCACCGAGGAGTTCTACGGCGGCGAGGAGGTCGAGGAACGCGACGCCGCGAACAGCCTCGATCGCGCGAGCGTCGCGAACCTCGTCGGCGAACGGGCGGTGACGCTCGCGATCGAGCGCGGCCACGTCGACGAGGCGAACGTTCTTGAGATCGACGGGACGCCCCACGCCCAGTTCCTGCGGATGTAG
- a CDS encoding tetratricopeptide repeat protein, which produces MTDSEDRDHRFSEGQGFSEAYEEFDLDPPELEIDPEKVDPVDSRVLTDLLDEHNVARDDIDVGSLIDVGLSYMGINRHEQAVDTFERAARFAEEDSLLAQEAWANKGVAHAEMEEYDEAIGAYREALRIDDRSEHAAVAETNLAYALWETGKSEQALEHAERAVEIDQRFSQAWYNRGFFLLERGLAEEAVNCFDNAIRLGTRSAEVLEEKARAHEQLGEDDLAEELAEEAEELRSDAEQQLMER; this is translated from the coding sequence ATGACCGATTCAGAGGACCGAGACCACCGTTTCTCCGAGGGGCAGGGCTTCTCCGAGGCCTACGAGGAGTTCGATCTCGATCCGCCCGAGCTCGAGATCGACCCCGAGAAGGTCGATCCCGTCGACTCGCGCGTGCTGACCGACCTCCTCGACGAGCACAACGTCGCCCGCGACGACATCGACGTCGGGTCGCTGATCGACGTGGGGCTCTCCTACATGGGTATCAACCGCCACGAGCAGGCGGTCGACACGTTCGAGCGCGCCGCTCGTTTCGCCGAGGAGGACTCGCTTCTCGCCCAGGAGGCGTGGGCGAACAAGGGCGTCGCCCACGCCGAGATGGAGGAGTACGACGAGGCGATCGGCGCCTACCGTGAGGCGCTGCGGATCGACGACCGCTCGGAGCACGCCGCCGTTGCCGAGACGAACCTCGCCTACGCGCTCTGGGAGACCGGCAAGAGCGAGCAGGCGCTCGAACACGCGGAACGCGCCGTCGAGATCGACCAGCGCTTCTCGCAGGCGTGGTACAACCGCGGCTTCTTCCTGCTCGAGCGCGGCCTCGCGGAGGAGGCGGTGAACTGCTTCGACAACGCGATCCGGCTCGGGACCCGGAGCGCCGAGGTGCTCGAGGAGAAGGCCCGCGCCCACGAGCAGCTCGGCGAGGACGATCTCGCAGAGGAGCTCGCGGAGGAGGCCGAGGAGCTCCGTTCCGACGCAGAACAGCAGCTGATGGAGCGATGA
- the thpR gene encoding RNA 2',3'-cyclic phosphodiesterase has protein sequence MRLFVSVDVPDELVDAVAELQEAFAGADGLRFTDPGSVHVTLKFLGEVEEERLSELTSAIETAIEEAGVSAFETEFGGLGVFPSPEYISVVWFGVREGASEMTRLHEAIERRTVELGFEPESHEFTPHVTLARMDHAGGKELVQRLVRERDPTIGRTTVEEVRLTESELGPDGPTYSTIERFPL, from the coding sequence ATGCGCCTGTTCGTTAGCGTCGACGTTCCCGACGAACTCGTGGACGCGGTCGCGGAGCTCCAGGAGGCGTTCGCCGGCGCCGACGGCCTCCGGTTCACCGATCCCGGATCCGTTCACGTCACGCTGAAGTTCCTCGGCGAGGTCGAGGAGGAGCGCCTTTCCGAACTGACGAGCGCGATCGAGACGGCCATCGAGGAGGCCGGCGTCTCGGCGTTCGAGACCGAGTTCGGCGGGCTCGGCGTCTTCCCCTCGCCCGAGTACATCAGCGTCGTCTGGTTTGGGGTTCGCGAGGGTGCCTCGGAGATGACCCGGCTCCACGAGGCGATCGAACGCCGAACCGTGGAGCTGGGATTCGAACCCGAGAGCCACGAGTTCACGCCCCACGTCACGCTCGCACGGATGGACCACGCCGGCGGAAAGGAACTCGTCCAACGGCTGGTCCGCGAGCGCGACCCGACGATCGGTCGGACGACCGTCGAGGAGGTACGACTGACCGAGAGCGAACTCGGCCCCGATGGTCCGACCTACTCGACGATCGAGCGGTTCCCCCTGTAG
- a CDS encoding DUF7563 family protein, with translation MANCDRCGSYVSADYVRVFSDNQGRIHSCPDCPTGREEESTASEESRRGLTFRMSEYETGTDREDGTTDSASSAGTDSRLGRVSAAVSGLF, from the coding sequence ATGGCGAACTGTGACCGATGTGGTAGCTACGTGTCGGCGGATTACGTCCGAGTGTTCAGCGACAACCAGGGCCGGATCCACTCCTGTCCCGACTGTCCGACCGGTCGAGAGGAGGAATCGACCGCGAGCGAGGAGTCGCGGCGCGGACTCACGTTCAGAATGAGCGAGTACGAGACCGGGACCGACCGCGAGGACGGGACGACCGACTCGGCGTCGTCGGCCGGCACCGATAGTCGGCTCGGTCGCGTGAGCGCGGCGGTGTCGGGGCTGTTCTGA
- a CDS encoding 50S ribosomal protein L39e — MGKKSKAKKKRLAKLERQNSRIPAWVMLKTDREVTRNHKRRNWRRSDTDE, encoded by the coding sequence ATGGGTAAGAAGTCGAAGGCGAAGAAGAAGCGGCTGGCGAAGCTCGAACGGCAGAACTCGCGGATCCCCGCATGGGTGATGCTGAAGACCGACCGTGAGGTCACGCGAAACCACAAGCGCCGCAACTGGCGGCGTAGCGACACCGACGAATAA
- a CDS encoding 50S ribosomal protein L31e, whose amino-acid sequence MSSSDFEERVVTVPLRDAKAQAGHERADKAMTIVREHLAKHFSVEEDAVRLDSSINEAVWERGRSKPPRKLRIRAARFTEEGEATVEAELAQ is encoded by the coding sequence ATGAGCTCGAGCGACTTCGAGGAGCGCGTCGTCACGGTGCCGCTTCGCGACGCCAAGGCGCAGGCCGGCCACGAGCGTGCCGACAAGGCGATGACCATCGTCCGCGAACACCTCGCGAAACACTTCAGCGTCGAGGAGGACGCCGTTCGGCTCGACTCCTCGATCAACGAGGCCGTCTGGGAACGCGGGCGAAGCAAGCCCCCGCGAAAGCTCCGGATCCGCGCGGCTCGCTTCACCGAGGAGGGTGAGGCGACCGTCGAAGCAGAGCTCGCACAGTAG
- a CDS encoding translation initiation factor IF-6 produces MLRAAFFGSSAIGVFTRATDDCVLVRRDVEDDLREELEAELEAPAIPTTIGGSSTVGALSVGNENGLLVSSRITDAERETIEAVSDLPITELPGRINAAGNVVLANDTGAYVHPDLDREAVRAVKDGLGVPVERGELAGLRTVGTAAVATEKGVLCHPKTTDGELDFLEELLDVYADIGTINYGGPLVGSGLVANDAGYVVGQDTTGPELGRIEDALGYLD; encoded by the coding sequence GTGCTCCGCGCCGCGTTCTTCGGTTCGTCGGCGATCGGCGTCTTCACCCGTGCCACCGACGACTGCGTGCTGGTTCGCCGCGACGTCGAGGACGACCTCCGGGAGGAACTCGAGGCCGAACTTGAGGCGCCGGCGATCCCAACGACGATCGGAGGCTCCTCGACGGTCGGTGCGCTCTCGGTCGGCAACGAGAACGGGTTGCTCGTAAGCAGCCGCATCACCGACGCCGAGCGCGAGACCATCGAGGCCGTCTCGGACCTGCCGATCACCGAACTACCGGGACGGATCAACGCCGCGGGCAACGTCGTGCTCGCGAACGACACCGGCGCGTACGTCCACCCGGACCTCGACCGGGAGGCGGTCCGTGCCGTGAAGGACGGACTCGGCGTCCCGGTGGAACGCGGCGAGCTCGCGGGTCTCAGAACCGTGGGAACGGCGGCGGTCGCCACCGAGAAGGGCGTGCTCTGTCATCCCAAGACGACCGACGGCGAACTCGACTTCCTCGAGGAACTGCTCGACGTCTACGCCGACATCGGTACGATCAACTACGGCGGCCCGCTGGTGGGCTCCGGCCTCGTCGCGAACGACGCCGGCTACGTCGTCGGCCAGGACACCACGGGGCCCGAACTCGGGCGGATCGAGGACGCGCTGGGCTATCTCGACTAG
- the pfdA gene encoding prefoldin subunit alpha produces MSMGGMGGNPELQELSQQLQELDAQQESLEDEIERLQNEQTEITEAIDALESLETGSTVQVPVGGGAYVRATVDDIDEVVVGIGSDFAAEQPRDDAIETLRAKRDTLSERIDEFQGEIDEVESEISELEQKAQQLQQQQQQQAMQQLQQQNDEQ; encoded by the coding sequence ATGAGCATGGGTGGCATGGGCGGCAACCCCGAACTGCAGGAGCTCTCACAGCAGCTCCAGGAACTCGACGCCCAGCAGGAGTCCCTGGAGGACGAGATCGAGCGGCTCCAGAACGAACAGACCGAAATCACCGAGGCGATCGACGCGCTCGAGTCCCTCGAGACCGGCTCGACGGTGCAGGTGCCCGTCGGCGGCGGCGCCTACGTCCGCGCGACCGTCGACGACATCGACGAGGTCGTCGTCGGGATCGGCAGCGACTTCGCCGCCGAGCAGCCCCGCGACGACGCCATCGAGACGCTCCGAGCGAAGCGCGACACCCTCTCCGAGCGGATCGACGAGTTCCAGGGCGAGATCGACGAGGTCGAGAGCGAGATAAGCGAGCTCGAACAGAAGGCCCAGCAGCTCCAGCAGCAACAGCAGCAGCAGGCGATGCAGCAGCTCCAGCAGCAGAACGACGAGCAGTAG
- the ftsY gene encoding signal recognition particle-docking protein FtsY, which translates to MFDSLKDKLGRFREDAEEEAEAAETEETEEPAETVDETGGEKPPAGSRTDADSTQGTTEPAASVEPDAEPEPAGSGEPIEPAGSGEPIEPDVSPDADSDSATRAEPSETRVEADEQTSESRTESEEGGDSSSGFMHRARSLATGKIVIDPEVIEGPLDDLEIALLESDVELTVANEIIEGVRDELENATRGMRQTVDDVIENALREALLDVIAVGQFDFDQRIAEAEKPVTLIFTGVNGVGKTTTIAKLSQYLEKRGYSTVIANGDTYRAGANEQIREHADALGTKLISHQQGGDPAAVIYDAVEYAEAHDVDVVLGDTAGRLHTNEGLMDQLEKIDRVVGPDMTLFVDEAVAGQDAVQRAKKFNDAAEIDGAVLTKADADANGGAAISIAYVTGKPILFLGTGQGYDDIERFDPERLADQLVGAE; encoded by the coding sequence ATGTTCGACAGTCTGAAGGACAAGCTCGGCCGGTTCCGCGAGGACGCCGAGGAGGAGGCCGAAGCGGCCGAGACGGAGGAGACGGAGGAACCCGCGGAGACCGTAGACGAAACCGGGGGAGAGAAGCCACCCGCGGGATCGCGGACGGACGCCGACTCGACGCAGGGAACGACCGAGCCCGCGGCGAGTGTGGAACCCGACGCCGAACCCGAGCCCGCCGGCTCCGGCGAACCGATCGAGCCCGCCGGCTCCGGCGAACCGATCGAGCCCGACGTCTCCCCGGACGCCGACTCCGATTCCGCCACTAGGGCGGAGCCGAGCGAGACGCGAGTCGAAGCGGACGAACAGACGTCCGAGTCCCGGACCGAGTCCGAGGAGGGTGGGGACAGTTCTAGCGGCTTCATGCACCGGGCGCGCTCGCTCGCGACCGGCAAGATCGTCATCGACCCGGAGGTCATCGAGGGACCGCTCGACGACCTCGAGATCGCGCTGCTCGAGAGCGACGTCGAGCTGACCGTCGCGAACGAGATCATCGAGGGCGTCCGGGACGAGCTCGAGAACGCCACTCGCGGGATGCGACAGACGGTCGACGACGTGATCGAGAACGCGCTCCGCGAGGCGCTGCTCGACGTGATCGCGGTCGGCCAGTTCGACTTCGACCAACGGATCGCCGAGGCCGAGAAGCCCGTCACGCTCATCTTCACCGGCGTCAACGGCGTCGGCAAGACCACCACGATCGCGAAGCTCTCCCAGTACCTCGAGAAGCGGGGCTACTCGACGGTGATCGCGAACGGCGACACCTACCGCGCGGGTGCGAACGAGCAGATCCGAGAGCACGCCGACGCGTTGGGGACGAAGCTCATCAGCCACCAGCAGGGTGGCGACCCCGCCGCGGTGATCTACGATGCCGTCGAGTACGCCGAGGCCCACGACGTCGACGTCGTGCTCGGCGACACGGCCGGACGGCTCCACACCAACGAGGGGCTGATGGACCAGCTCGAGAAGATCGATCGCGTCGTCGGTCCCGACATGACGCTGTTCGTCGACGAGGCCGTCGCCGGCCAGGACGCCGTCCAGCGCGCGAAGAAGTTCAACGACGCCGCCGAGATCGACGGCGCCGTCCTCACGAAGGCCGACGCCGACGCCAACGGCGGCGCGGCGATCTCGATCGCCTACGTCACCGGCAAGCCGATCCTGTTCCTCGGCACCGGCCAGGGCTACGACGACATCGAACGGTTCGACCCCGAGCGACTTGCCGACCAGTTAGTCGGCGCGGAGTAG
- the hpt gene encoding hypoxanthine/guanine phosphoribosyltransferase: protein MDRLVESLREAPVVSRGEYDYFVHPVTDGIPSVEAPLLREIAAGVERVANLEDVDRILTAEAMGIHHATAVSLETDVPFSVARKRSYGFDDEVAVHQETGYSEDELYINGVEPGERVLLLDDVFSTGGTLEALHDALVGLGAEPTEVVVVIRRGAEDDLPVPVRHLVRVDVRDGEVHVLDRADKE from the coding sequence ATGGATCGGCTCGTCGAGTCGTTGCGCGAGGCGCCGGTCGTCAGCCGAGGGGAGTACGACTACTTCGTCCACCCCGTGACCGACGGGATCCCGAGCGTCGAGGCCCCCCTGCTGCGCGAGATCGCCGCCGGCGTCGAGCGGGTGGCGAACCTCGAGGACGTCGATCGGATCCTCACCGCCGAGGCGATGGGGATCCACCACGCGACGGCCGTCTCTCTCGAGACCGACGTGCCGTTCAGCGTCGCGAGAAAGCGCTCCTACGGGTTCGACGACGAGGTCGCGGTCCACCAGGAGACCGGCTACTCCGAGGACGAACTCTACATCAACGGAGTCGAACCCGGAGAGCGCGTCCTGTTGCTCGACGACGTGTTCTCGACCGGCGGGACGCTCGAGGCGCTGCACGACGCATTGGTCGGACTCGGCGCGGAGCCGACCGAGGTGGTCGTCGTGATCCGGCGGGGAGCGGAGGACGACCTGCCGGTGCCCGTCCGCCACCTGGTCAGGGTCGACGTCCGCGACGGCGAGGTCCACGTACTCGATAGGGCCGACAAGGAGTGA
- a CDS encoding nitrite/sulfite reductase, translating into MNTVERWKQEQHPLDVIDDVYEYAEEGLSFDEIEQRGGEGVWERMKWTGMYTHGRQRGYLMKRTKVPGGYLTPDQAEVIGEVADEFATAPEEYGGSEQNELWGDAFLDITTRQDIQMHWIEIEDVPEVWERYDEVGLTTVQGCGDGARNVLGCPAAGLDDHECFDAQPVIDAVSEFFTGNREYANLPRKFKMTITGCSQDCAQSQINDVGLVPAKREIGGEPHYGFHARVGGGLSDGPRMASPLDVFVRPEDAVEFCRAVAQTFKELGDRHNRGVCRMRYLVQQLGPEKFEEAVRDRCSVDLRSRGRDLTEGYAGDHVGVHDQREDGLKYVGFNVIAGRMGGDEFVEAARAAREYGTEESSIRLATDQNFLITHVPEENVEDLLAEPFAADYQPDPGPFSRGAVGCTGSEFCNYGIIETKNRVKRWARELDERIETPDELEVVRMHMSGCSASCAQPQIADIGFRGETVKIETEGNADDDIVEGMDFGLGGSLGSDNDFLDWVETAVPAESVIPALEQLFSAYAEERREGERFYEWTRRVENGRLRTVMQGAEANVAGGVAADD; encoded by the coding sequence GTGAACACGGTCGAACGGTGGAAGCAGGAACAACACCCCCTGGACGTCATCGACGACGTCTACGAGTACGCCGAGGAGGGCCTGTCGTTCGACGAGATCGAGCAACGGGGAGGTGAGGGCGTCTGGGAGCGCATGAAGTGGACCGGCATGTACACCCACGGCCGCCAGCGGGGCTACCTGATGAAGCGCACGAAGGTCCCCGGTGGCTACCTGACGCCCGACCAGGCCGAGGTCATCGGCGAGGTCGCCGACGAGTTCGCCACCGCCCCCGAGGAGTACGGCGGAAGCGAGCAGAACGAGCTATGGGGCGACGCCTTCCTCGACATCACGACCCGCCAGGACATCCAGATGCACTGGATCGAGATCGAGGACGTCCCCGAGGTCTGGGAGCGCTACGACGAGGTCGGACTGACGACGGTCCAGGGCTGTGGCGACGGCGCTCGGAACGTGCTCGGCTGTCCGGCCGCCGGACTCGACGATCACGAGTGCTTCGACGCCCAGCCGGTGATCGACGCGGTCTCGGAGTTCTTCACGGGCAACCGCGAGTACGCGAACCTGCCCCGGAAGTTCAAGATGACGATCACGGGCTGCAGCCAGGACTGCGCGCAGTCCCAGATCAACGACGTCGGGCTCGTCCCCGCGAAGCGGGAGATCGGCGGCGAACCCCACTACGGCTTTCACGCTCGCGTCGGCGGCGGGCTCTCGGACGGACCGCGGATGGCCTCGCCGCTCGACGTCTTCGTCCGCCCGGAGGACGCAGTCGAGTTCTGCCGGGCGGTCGCCCAGACGTTCAAGGAGCTCGGCGACCGGCACAACCGCGGCGTCTGTCGGATGCGCTATCTCGTTCAGCAGCTCGGACCGGAGAAGTTCGAGGAGGCCGTCCGTGACCGCTGTTCGGTCGACCTTCGATCGCGAGGCCGGGACCTCACCGAGGGCTACGCCGGCGATCACGTCGGCGTCCACGACCAGCGCGAGGACGGTCTCAAGTACGTCGGCTTCAACGTGATCGCGGGTCGGATGGGCGGCGACGAGTTCGTCGAGGCGGCCCGTGCGGCCCGCGAGTACGGCACCGAGGAGAGCTCGATCCGGCTGGCGACGGATCAGAACTTCCTGATCACCCACGTTCCCGAGGAGAACGTCGAGGATCTCCTGGCCGAACCGTTCGCCGCGGACTACCAGCCCGATCCCGGCCCGTTCTCGCGGGGCGCGGTCGGCTGCACCGGCTCCGAGTTCTGCAACTACGGCATCATCGAGACGAAGAACCGCGTCAAGCGGTGGGCCCGCGAGCTCGACGAGCGAATCGAGACGCCCGACGAGCTCGAGGTGGTGCGGATGCACATGAGCGGCTGTTCGGCCTCGTGTGCCCAGCCCCAGATCGCGGACATCGGTTTCCGCGGCGAGACCGTGAAGATCGAGACCGAGGGCAACGCCGACGACGACATCGTCGAGGGAATGGACTTCGGCCTCGGGGGCAGCCTCGGGAGCGACAACGACTTCCTCGACTGGGTGGAGACGGCCGTCCCGGCCGAGTCGGTCATCCCGGCGCTCGAACAGCTCTTTTCGGCCTACGCCGAGGAACGCCGCGAGGGAGAGCGCTTCTACGAGTGGACGCGGCGGGTCGAGAACGGCCGCCTGCGAACCGTGATGCAGGGAGCCGAGGCGAACGTCGCCGGAGGTGTCGCCGCCGATGACTGA
- a CDS encoding Coenzyme F420 hydrogenase/dehydrogenase, beta subunit C-terminal domain: protein MTERDRGPFPRVPDGGDDGDGASVPPTSGARDPAGTDPDAKPIRYRRAGAEEEANTETEAAGDDCGCGSCGCREGSGESRVAADGSGGAVNVSPDGSLGDVQFTEPAAEGTSQDLADDPAERVGVPEGVDLDTPTYSIRSEMNDIETPDEKTWFMELDAAVIDDGRCIQCGTCVAACPSDSIGIGDDDLPELVKMCTGCSLCWDFCPRGGLRYERQWKITGGEDNVKGAGDPITEFSAKVNEEWREGAQDGGVVTSVLSHLLESGEIDGALIATESDDEPWKAESFLATSHEDLVANAGSFYNQTMALGNLDLDKWEHKLPDKPPEEISLAMVGTPCEIEGIRAIQDFEWEYGSQEEGVRAIDYTIALMCTKNFNYRRLIGEQLEEKRGITPDEIGKMDVLHGDMMVYGHDGELLVEEDVKNFHDATLKGCDECADFTGYCADLTVGSVGSSDEYSSVIVRTDRGMEAWELTAPDLDYHDLEDRSAVGKLQSWDKKKAFESLERPFDPDAPRFIEYTEHAENYGTTLNPHESDH, encoded by the coding sequence ATGACTGAGCGCGATCGCGGCCCGTTCCCGCGCGTGCCGGACGGCGGCGATGACGGCGACGGAGCGAGCGTCCCGCCCACGAGCGGGGCGCGCGATCCCGCCGGCACCGATCCCGACGCGAAGCCGATCCGCTATCGACGGGCTGGTGCCGAGGAGGAAGCGAACACCGAAACCGAGGCCGCCGGCGACGACTGCGGCTGTGGAAGCTGCGGCTGCAGGGAGGGAAGCGGGGAATCGAGAGTCGCCGCCGACGGCAGCGGCGGTGCGGTCAACGTCAGTCCTGATGGAAGCCTCGGCGACGTGCAGTTCACGGAGCCGGCGGCCGAGGGCACGAGCCAGGACCTCGCGGACGATCCGGCCGAGCGCGTCGGCGTCCCTGAAGGCGTCGATCTCGATACTCCGACGTACTCGATCCGGAGCGAGATGAACGACATCGAAACGCCGGACGAGAAGACCTGGTTCATGGAGCTCGACGCGGCGGTGATCGACGACGGTCGTTGCATCCAGTGTGGCACCTGCGTCGCGGCCTGTCCCTCCGACTCGATCGGGATCGGCGACGACGACCTGCCCGAACTGGTGAAGATGTGCACCGGCTGCTCGCTCTGCTGGGACTTCTGCCCGCGCGGCGGACTGCGATACGAGCGCCAGTGGAAGATCACCGGCGGCGAGGACAACGTCAAGGGTGCGGGCGACCCCATCACGGAGTTCTCCGCCAAAGTGAACGAGGAGTGGCGCGAGGGCGCCCAGGACGGGGGCGTCGTCACGAGCGTGCTCTCGCACCTGCTCGAGTCCGGCGAGATCGACGGCGCGTTGATCGCCACCGAGAGCGACGACGAGCCCTGGAAGGCCGAGAGCTTCCTCGCTACCAGCCACGAGGACCTCGTCGCGAACGCGGGCAGCTTCTACAACCAGACGATGGCGCTCGGCAACCTCGACCTCGATAAATGGGAGCACAAGCTCCCGGACAAACCGCCGGAGGAGATCAGCCTCGCGATGGTGGGGACGCCCTGCGAGATCGAGGGAATCCGCGCGATACAGGACTTCGAGTGGGAGTACGGCTCCCAGGAGGAGGGCGTCCGAGCGATCGACTACACGATCGCGCTGATGTGTACGAAGAACTTCAACTACCGGCGGCTGATCGGCGAGCAGCTCGAGGAGAAACGCGGGATCACGCCCGACGAGATCGGGAAGATGGACGTCCTCCACGGGGACATGATGGTCTACGGCCACGACGGCGAACTCCTCGTCGAGGAGGACGTGAAGAACTTCCACGACGCGACGCTGAAGGGCTGTGACGAGTGTGCCGACTTCACGGGCTACTGTGCCGACCTCACCGTCGGCTCGGTGGGCTCGAGCGACGAGTACTCGAGCGTCATCGTCCGTACCGATCGCGGGATGGAGGCCTGGGAGCTGACGGCGCCCGACCTCGATTATCACGACCTGGAGGACCGAAGCGCGGTCGGCAAGCTCCAGAGCTGGGACAAGAAGAAGGCGTTCGAGTCGCTCGAACGGCCGTTCGACCCCGACGCGCCGCGGTTCATCGAGTACACGGAGCACGCCGAGAACTACGGGACGACGCTCAACCCCCACGAGAGCGACCACTGA
- a CDS encoding haloacid dehalogenase type II: MTLPDVDALVFDVFGTVVDWRSGVVRDGRTLGEAKELDVDWAAFADAWREEYQPSLARVRRGEIPWRNLDALHRESLECLLDRFDVDEMTAEETEHLNRVWHRLDPWPDAVPGLNRLRSDFLVAPLSNGHVRLLTNMAKRAGIPWDLILSAELSGHYKPDEEAYLTAVDLLDLRPEEVAMVAAHERDLDASREAGLRTAYVHRPLEWGPERADEVERPDESAYDVVADDVVDLAERLGSGPVA, translated from the coding sequence ATGACGCTCCCGGACGTGGACGCACTCGTGTTCGACGTGTTCGGCACGGTCGTAGACTGGCGCAGCGGGGTCGTCCGCGACGGCCGGACGCTCGGCGAGGCCAAGGAACTGGACGTCGACTGGGCGGCGTTCGCCGACGCCTGGCGCGAGGAGTACCAGCCCTCGCTGGCCCGCGTCCGACGGGGGGAGATCCCCTGGCGAAACCTCGACGCCCTCCACCGCGAATCGCTCGAATGCCTCCTCGATCGCTTCGACGTGGACGAAATGACCGCCGAGGAGACGGAGCACCTCAATCGCGTCTGGCACCGACTCGATCCCTGGCCCGACGCCGTCCCCGGCCTCAATCGACTCCGGTCGGACTTCCTCGTCGCTCCGCTGTCGAACGGCCACGTGCGACTCCTCACGAACATGGCCAAGCGCGCCGGCATTCCGTGGGATCTGATCCTCTCGGCCGAGCTCTCGGGCCACTACAAGCCGGACGAGGAGGCCTACCTGACCGCCGTCGACCTGCTCGACCTCCGGCCCGAGGAGGTCGCGATGGTCGCGGCCCACGAGCGGGATCTCGACGCGAGCCGCGAGGCGGGGCTCCGGACCGCGTACGTTCATCGACCCCTGGAGTGGGGCCCGGAACGGGCCGACGAGGTCGAGCGACCCGACGAGTCGGCGTACGACGTCGTGGCCGATGACGTCGTGGACCTCGCGGAGCGGCTCGGTTCCGGACCCGTGGCCTGA